One Herbaspirillum rubrisubalbicans genomic window carries:
- the serS gene encoding serine--tRNA ligase, whose amino-acid sequence MIDIQLLRKDIDNVAARLAARKFVLDVAGFNALEAERKQIQTRTEELQGKRNSLSKQIGMLKGKGEDASAVMAEVNGIGDELKASATRLDEVQQQMTLFLQAVPNLPHESVPVGNDENGNVELRKVGTPRQFDFEIKDHVDVGAPLGLDFDTATKLTGSRFAVLKGGIARLHRALAQFMLNTHTMEHGYTECYTPYIVNADSLRGTGQLPKFEADLFAAKKGGQEGEAENAALYLIPTAEVPLTNFVRDEIVAGDALPMKFTAHSPCFRSEAGSYGRDTRGMIRQHQFDKVEMVQIVHPEQSYAALEEMLGHAETILKKLGLPYRVITLCTGDMGFGAAKTYDIEVWLPAQNTYREISSVSNCEAFQARRMQARFRNAQGKPELLHTLNGSGLAVGRTLVAVLENYQQADGSVDIPEVLQSYMGGVSKLVPGV is encoded by the coding sequence ATGATCGACATTCAACTCCTCCGTAAAGACATCGACAATGTCGCAGCCCGCTTGGCGGCCCGCAAGTTCGTCCTGGACGTGGCCGGCTTCAATGCGCTGGAAGCCGAGCGCAAGCAGATCCAGACCCGTACCGAAGAGCTGCAGGGCAAGCGCAATAGCCTGTCCAAGCAGATCGGTATGCTCAAGGGCAAGGGCGAAGACGCGTCGGCAGTGATGGCCGAAGTCAACGGCATCGGCGATGAGTTGAAGGCCTCAGCGACCCGCCTGGATGAAGTGCAGCAGCAGATGACCTTGTTCCTGCAGGCGGTGCCCAACCTGCCGCACGAGTCGGTGCCGGTGGGCAATGATGAAAACGGCAACGTGGAACTGCGCAAGGTCGGTACGCCCCGCCAGTTCGATTTCGAGATCAAGGATCATGTCGATGTCGGCGCACCGCTGGGCCTGGACTTCGATACCGCCACCAAGCTCACCGGTTCGCGCTTCGCAGTCCTCAAGGGGGGCATTGCTCGCCTGCACCGTGCGCTGGCGCAGTTCATGCTGAACACCCATACCATGGAGCATGGCTACACCGAGTGCTATACCCCCTACATCGTCAACGCCGACAGCCTGCGCGGCACCGGCCAGTTACCCAAGTTCGAGGCTGACCTGTTCGCGGCCAAGAAGGGCGGCCAGGAAGGCGAGGCCGAGAATGCCGCGCTGTACCTGATTCCTACGGCTGAAGTGCCGCTGACCAACTTCGTGCGGGATGAAATCGTCGCCGGCGACGCGCTGCCGATGAAGTTTACCGCCCATTCGCCATGCTTCCGCTCGGAAGCCGGTTCCTATGGTCGCGACACCCGCGGCATGATCCGCCAGCACCAGTTCGACAAGGTGGAAATGGTGCAGATCGTCCATCCCGAGCAGTCCTACGCAGCCCTGGAGGAGATGCTGGGCCACGCCGAGACCATCCTCAAGAAGCTCGGCCTGCCGTATCGCGTCATCACCTTGTGCACCGGCGACATGGGCTTTGGCGCGGCCAAGACCTATGACATCGAGGTTTGGCTGCCGGCCCAGAACACCTATCGTGAAATTTCCTCGGTCTCCAACTGCGAAGCCTTCCAGGCACGCCGTATGCAAGCCCGCTTCCGCAATGCCCAGGGCAAGCCGGAACTGCTGCATACCTTGAACGGTTCGGGCCTGGCCGTGGGCCGCACGCTGGTGGCGGTGCTGGAAAACTACCAGCAGGCCGATGGCAGCGTGGATATTCCTGAAGTCCTGCAGTCCTACATGGGGGGCGTGAGCAAGCTGGTGCCGGGCGTCTGA
- a CDS encoding GGDEF domain-containing protein → MAPLSTTTFPLGAEVVDLIARASGAALRGADDPMLSLLHEIIAQRKLSALFQPIVRMRNGEILGYEGLIRGPSNTPLHSPLSLFKVARTHNLSVQMEYLCRHIVLTRFAQLGLQGNLFLNVSPGALMQPEAIQGETLRYLEKLGVNPQRIIIELTENEPTYDYALLRNAAMHYRDMGFQIAIDDLGEGFSSLRLWSELQPEYVKVDMHFVQGINHDPMKLQFVRSIQEIAEKSGSIVIAEGIESQAELLTIRDLGIACGQGYHISRPLPEPPMSIPDDVSKTLRRDKVPLAANKYGPGKRSATVAKLLRETQYVSPEVTNDAAYDMFVNDPQLQALPVVSNGLPIGLINRYSMVERFARLYGRELYGKRSCAFFMDPNPILTEQDTSLQDLSNLLVQAESHHLSNGFIITDRGQYMGLGTGHDLLREITQMQIDAARHANPLTQLPGNVPINDHIEYLLHSGVEFCICYCDLDQFKPFNDVYGYRKGDDMIQATGRLLQQACDPNLDFVGHIGGDDFLIMFQSEDWEKRCRTMLDNFTAETRGLYYDEDVQRGGYFTEDRQGNRIFHPLVSVSLGAVKIEPSQYSSPHQIASAATRAKKQAKKIQGNSLFIERRIPATFSWALKDGEPGR, encoded by the coding sequence ATGGCGCCCCTATCCACCACCACCTTCCCGCTCGGCGCAGAAGTCGTCGACCTGATCGCCCGCGCCTCGGGTGCAGCCTTGCGCGGCGCCGATGATCCGATGCTCTCGCTGCTGCACGAGATCATTGCCCAGCGCAAGCTGTCGGCCCTGTTCCAGCCCATCGTGCGGATGCGCAATGGCGAAATCCTGGGCTATGAGGGATTGATCCGGGGTCCTTCCAATACGCCGCTGCATTCGCCGCTGTCACTGTTCAAGGTGGCGCGCACGCACAACCTGTCGGTACAGATGGAATACCTGTGTCGGCACATCGTGCTGACCCGCTTCGCCCAACTGGGCTTGCAGGGCAACCTGTTCCTCAACGTCTCGCCGGGTGCACTGATGCAGCCCGAGGCGATCCAGGGCGAGACCCTGCGCTACCTGGAAAAGCTGGGGGTGAACCCGCAGCGCATCATCATCGAGCTCACCGAGAACGAGCCCACCTACGATTACGCCCTGTTGCGCAATGCCGCCATGCATTACCGCGACATGGGTTTCCAGATCGCCATCGACGACCTCGGCGAAGGTTTTTCCAGCCTGCGCCTGTGGTCCGAGCTGCAGCCGGAATACGTCAAGGTCGACATGCACTTCGTGCAGGGTATCAACCACGATCCGATGAAGCTGCAATTCGTGCGCTCAATCCAGGAGATTGCCGAAAAATCCGGCTCCATCGTGATTGCCGAAGGCATCGAATCCCAGGCCGAGTTGCTCACCATCCGTGACCTCGGCATTGCCTGCGGCCAGGGCTACCATATCTCGCGCCCCCTACCGGAGCCGCCCATGTCGATCCCGGATGATGTCTCCAAGACCCTGCGCCGCGACAAGGTGCCGCTTGCCGCCAACAAGTACGGCCCCGGCAAGCGCAGCGCCACGGTGGCCAAGCTGCTGCGCGAAACCCAGTACGTCAGCCCCGAGGTGACCAATGACGCGGCCTACGATATGTTCGTCAACGACCCGCAATTGCAGGCCCTGCCGGTGGTCAGCAATGGCTTGCCGATCGGCCTGATCAACCGCTACAGCATGGTCGAACGCTTTGCCCGCCTGTATGGACGGGAACTGTATGGCAAGCGCTCCTGCGCCTTCTTCATGGATCCCAACCCGATCCTGACCGAACAGGACACCAGCCTGCAGGACTTGTCCAACCTGCTGGTGCAAGCCGAATCGCATCACCTCTCCAACGGCTTCATCATCACCGACCGCGGTCAGTACATGGGCCTGGGTACCGGACACGACCTGCTGCGCGAAATCACCCAGATGCAGATCGACGCCGCGCGCCACGCCAACCCGTTGACGCAATTGCCGGGTAACGTGCCCATCAATGACCACATCGAATACCTGCTGCACAGCGGGGTGGAATTCTGCATCTGCTATTGCGACCTGGATCAGTTCAAGCCCTTCAACGACGTCTACGGCTACCGCAAGGGCGACGATATGATCCAGGCCACGGGCCGCCTGCTGCAACAGGCCTGCGACCCCAACCTGGACTTCGTCGGCCACATCGGTGGCGATGATTTCCTCATCATGTTCCAGAGCGAAGACTGGGAAAAGCGCTGCCGCACCATGCTCGACAACTTCACTGCCGAGACACGTGGCCTGTACTACGACGAAGACGTGCAGCGCGGCGGCTACTTCACCGAGGACCGCCAGGGCAACCGGATCTTCCACCCACTGGTCTCGGTCTCGCTGGGCGCGGTGAAGATCGAACCTTCGCAATACTCTTCCCCGCACCAGATCGCCTCGGCCGCCACCCGCGCCAAGAAGCAGGCCAAGAAGATCCAGGGCAATAGCCTCTTCATCGAACGCCGCATCCCGGCCACCTTCTCCTGGGCGCTCAAGGACGGCGAGCCAGGTCGCTGA
- a CDS encoding LacI family DNA-binding transcriptional regulator: MTRKSDTPTPPARAITKEDVARAAGVSHITVSRVINTPEKVAPATRERVEAFISSMGYIPNMLAGGLASRRTRIVAAIVPTISHSIFAESVRGLSEQLSLQGYQLLLGQTNYSEQAETALVEAFIGRRVDGLVLTGVQHSARTRQRLKVAGIPVVETWDLSEHPIDMLVGFDNHAAGRAMGHYLYRKGYRHMAFVGGDDPRGLARFAGMREALLAQGAAQPLHLVMPMGAFLQAGREAICRLLAHHPPIDAAFFSNDVIAAGAALECARRGIAVPQRMALAGFANLEIAQEVLPALTTVQISAHQIGLTAADMLLTRFDGDPVPQTVCDLGYTILEREST; encoded by the coding sequence ATGACTCGCAAATCCGACACCCCTACCCCACCCGCCCGCGCTATCACCAAGGAAGACGTGGCGCGTGCAGCAGGGGTATCGCACATTACGGTGTCGCGGGTCATCAATACCCCGGAAAAAGTGGCGCCAGCCACCCGCGAACGGGTCGAAGCCTTCATCAGCAGCATGGGCTACATTCCCAACATGCTGGCCGGTGGCCTGGCCTCGCGTCGCACCCGCATCGTGGCGGCCATCGTGCCCACCATCAGCCACTCGATCTTTGCCGAAAGCGTGCGCGGCCTCTCCGAGCAACTGAGCCTGCAGGGCTACCAATTGCTGCTGGGGCAAACCAATTACTCGGAACAGGCGGAAACCGCCCTGGTGGAAGCCTTCATCGGCCGCCGCGTGGATGGACTGGTCCTGACCGGCGTGCAGCACTCGGCGCGCACGCGCCAGCGTCTCAAGGTGGCGGGCATCCCGGTGGTGGAAACCTGGGACTTGAGCGAGCATCCCATCGACATGCTGGTGGGCTTCGACAACCATGCCGCCGGCCGCGCCATGGGCCACTACCTGTACCGCAAGGGCTATCGCCACATGGCCTTCGTCGGTGGCGACGACCCGCGCGGCCTGGCGCGCTTCGCCGGGATGCGCGAAGCGCTGCTGGCGCAGGGCGCAGCGCAGCCGCTGCACCTCGTGATGCCCATGGGGGCCTTCCTACAAGCCGGGCGCGAAGCAATTTGCCGGCTGCTGGCCCACCACCCGCCGATCGATGCCGCCTTCTTCAGCAATGACGTGATCGCCGCAGGCGCGGCGCTGGAGTGCGCGCGGCGCGGCATCGCCGTGCCGCAACGCATGGCCTTAGCCGGCTTTGCCAATCTGGAAATCGCCCAGGAAGTCTTGCCGGCCTTGACCACAGTACAGATCAGCGCGCACCAGATCGGCCTGACGGCAGCCGACATGCTGCTGACCCGTTTCGATGGCGACCCGGTGCCGCAAACAGTATGCGATCTCGGCTACACCATCCTGGAACGCGAGAGCACCTGA
- a CDS encoding YceD family protein: MIAGFPDSALAMNAFVIDAFEFCRLKQQAQGEIPVAELGRLAQETVDRSGTIHWALSGDIDKLGHAQLSLAVSGAVNLICQRCLTALNFEIDSKSLLVLAKDEAQADTIEELLDDDEIDVIVGSAAFDVNYLIEDEALLALPVAPKHEVCPDGSVADQAKGAERASPFEVLKKLKQ, encoded by the coding sequence ATGATCGCAGGTTTTCCGGATTCTGCTTTGGCTATGAATGCATTTGTTATCGACGCGTTCGAATTCTGCAGGCTGAAACAGCAGGCGCAGGGTGAGATTCCGGTTGCTGAATTAGGTCGTCTGGCGCAAGAGACGGTTGACCGTTCCGGCACGATTCACTGGGCTCTGTCCGGCGATATCGACAAGCTGGGACATGCTCAACTCAGTCTGGCAGTGTCGGGTGCAGTTAATCTGATCTGTCAGCGTTGCCTGACGGCATTGAATTTCGAGATTGATTCGAAGTCGCTGCTGGTATTGGCAAAAGATGAGGCGCAAGCCGACACCATCGAAGAACTGCTGGATGATGATGAGATCGATGTCATCGTCGGATCAGCCGCCTTCGATGTGAACTACCTGATCGAAGACGAAGCGTTGCTGGCCCTGCCGGTGGCGCCCAAGCATGAAGTCTGTCCTGACGGTAGTGTGGCGGACCAGGCCAAAGGTGCTGAACGGGCTTCCCCGTTTGAGGTACTGAAGAAGTTGAAGCAGTAA
- a CDS encoding Maf-like protein, protein MSQNHPNPSQARLILGSSSIYRKELLSRLGLPFETMAPDIDESPQPGESPQATALRLAHQKAGAIAARVGAALVIGSDQVATLDGQQIGKPGNHANALKQLQWMRGREVIFHTALCLWDGRRADAATAAQVCNVQTLVRFRDLDDAELEAYLRIEQPYDCAGSAKNEGLGIAILDSIHSDDPTALTGLPLIALTSMLRQAGVKFFAAGLPPQ, encoded by the coding sequence ATGTCGCAAAATCATCCCAATCCCAGCCAAGCACGCCTGATCCTAGGCTCCAGCTCCATCTATCGCAAGGAACTGCTGAGCCGACTCGGCCTGCCCTTCGAAACCATGGCCCCGGACATCGACGAATCCCCGCAACCCGGCGAAAGCCCGCAGGCCACCGCGCTGCGCCTGGCGCACCAGAAGGCCGGTGCCATCGCCGCACGCGTGGGCGCGGCCCTGGTGATCGGCTCGGACCAGGTTGCCACCCTGGATGGCCAGCAGATCGGTAAACCCGGCAATCACGCCAATGCCTTGAAGCAATTGCAATGGATGCGCGGACGCGAAGTGATCTTCCATACCGCACTGTGTCTGTGGGATGGCCGCCGCGCCGATGCCGCCACTGCGGCGCAGGTCTGCAATGTGCAGACCCTGGTGCGCTTTCGCGATCTGGACGACGCCGAACTGGAGGCCTACCTGCGCATTGAGCAACCCTATGACTGCGCCGGCAGCGCCAAGAATGAAGGATTGGGCATCGCCATCCTGGACAGCATCCACAGCGACGACCCCACCGCCCTGACCGGCCTGCCACTGATTGCCTTGACCAGTATGCTGCGCCAGGCAGGGGTGAAGTTCTTTGCAGCGGGCCTGCCGCCTCAGTAA
- a CDS encoding HPP family protein has protein sequence MPDSILLWFKSFIPARTHVDRFERMRACVGSLFGILMVGLISYALLPHEARTIWLIAPMGASAVLLFAVPSSPLAQPWSIMGGNLCAAVIGVSCARLVQEPALAAALAISLAIGAMFLLRCIHPPSGAVALTAVLGGPAVQQMGYAFVLSPVLLNSALLLAMALFFNNATGRRYPHAQQSAAAHPHQTRDELPITRLGFSHEDLDEVLKNFNQVLDIGRDDLEEIFMQTEMRAYHRRFGQTLCAAVMSRDVVAVEFATGLDEAWRLLQQHRLRAMPVLDRGRHVIGIISRSDFLEHAGVEVQSGLAGQLRRLLHRVPFSHSDKPEVVGQIMSRPVITAQVDTPVLELVPRMADGLHQIPIVQADGKLAGMLTQSDMIAALYEKNLAAARAVPSAPGLRTAA, from the coding sequence ATGCCCGATTCTATCTTGCTGTGGTTCAAAAGTTTCATTCCTGCCAGAACGCATGTCGATCGCTTTGAGCGAATGCGCGCCTGCGTCGGCAGTCTGTTCGGCATCCTGATGGTGGGCCTGATCAGTTATGCGCTGTTGCCGCATGAGGCCCGCACCATCTGGCTGATCGCGCCCATGGGAGCGTCGGCGGTGCTGCTCTTTGCGGTGCCGTCCAGTCCGCTGGCGCAGCCTTGGTCCATCATGGGCGGCAATTTGTGTGCGGCGGTCATTGGCGTGAGTTGTGCCCGGCTGGTCCAGGAGCCGGCGCTGGCGGCGGCGCTGGCGATTTCGCTGGCCATCGGTGCGATGTTCCTGTTGCGTTGCATCCATCCGCCCAGTGGCGCGGTGGCTCTGACGGCGGTGTTGGGCGGGCCGGCAGTGCAGCAGATGGGCTATGCCTTCGTGCTCTCGCCGGTCTTGCTCAATTCGGCGCTGCTGCTGGCGATGGCGCTATTCTTCAACAATGCCACCGGGCGCCGCTATCCCCATGCCCAGCAGAGTGCGGCGGCGCACCCGCACCAGACGCGAGATGAATTACCGATCACGCGTCTGGGCTTTTCGCACGAGGATCTGGATGAGGTGCTGAAGAATTTTAACCAGGTGCTCGACATCGGTCGTGACGATCTGGAAGAAATCTTCATGCAGACCGAAATGCGTGCCTACCATCGTCGTTTTGGCCAGACCCTGTGTGCTGCGGTGATGTCGCGCGACGTGGTGGCGGTGGAGTTTGCCACCGGCTTGGATGAGGCCTGGCGCCTGTTGCAGCAGCACCGCCTGCGCGCCATGCCGGTGCTGGACCGGGGGCGGCACGTGATCGGCATCATCAGTCGCAGCGACTTCCTCGAACACGCCGGTGTGGAGGTGCAGTCAGGCCTGGCGGGGCAATTGCGGCGTTTGCTGCATCGGGTGCCCTTTTCCCATTCCGACAAGCCAGAAGTGGTCGGGCAGATCATGAGCCGTCCCGTCATTACTGCGCAGGTCGACACTCCCGTGCTGGAACTGGTGCCGCGCATGGCCGATGGCTTGCACCAGATTCCCATCGTGCAGGCCGATGGCAAGCTGGCCGGGATGTTGACGCAATCGGACATGATTGCTGCGCTGTATGAGAAGAATCTGGCGGCGGCGCGCGCTGTGCCGAGCGCGCCGGGCTTGCGCACTGCGGCTTGA
- a CDS encoding anaphase-promoting protein, with product MSDQPDPRPPREVPVLFSLLGLVAALAAGLWAGIHYMSNDASLFYGLIAGLSFGAAFAFGQQIKNRLVPPKVRKTDWRVQAPGAAELSPTKHAAQQVRAISVEFDDEEIHTMVRGAKREGIAWNEVCDVTIRISEGSVPQPQWILAGQTAEGSKSVLVPNDAEGLEALMEAMKLRLPGYDDERNYETVITAMSAMEGSFHVWSRPAA from the coding sequence ATGTCCGACCAACCCGATCCCCGCCCACCGCGTGAAGTCCCCGTCCTGTTCTCCCTGCTGGGCCTGGTAGCCGCCCTGGCTGCCGGGCTGTGGGCCGGCATCCACTACATGTCCAACGATGCCAGCCTGTTCTATGGGCTCATCGCCGGCCTGTCCTTCGGCGCCGCCTTCGCCTTTGGCCAGCAGATCAAGAACCGCCTGGTCCCGCCCAAGGTACGCAAGACCGACTGGCGGGTGCAGGCGCCGGGCGCCGCCGAATTGTCGCCGACCAAGCACGCAGCACAGCAGGTGCGCGCCATCAGCGTGGAATTCGATGATGAAGAAATCCACACCATGGTGCGCGGTGCCAAGCGCGAAGGGATTGCCTGGAATGAAGTGTGCGACGTCACCATCCGCATCAGCGAAGGCAGCGTGCCGCAGCCGCAGTGGATCCTCGCTGGCCAGACTGCCGAGGGTAGCAAGAGCGTGCTGGTCCCCAACGATGCCGAAGGTCTGGAAGCCTTGATGGAGGCCATGAAACTGCGCCTGCCGGGCTACGACGACGAACGCAACTACGAGACCGTGATTACCGCCATGTCGGCCATGGAAGGCAGCTTCCATGTCTGGAGCCGCCCCGCCGCCTGA
- a CDS encoding DUF1289 domain-containing protein, whose product MSSTSLSPSPTTSAPERPDTPCVAVCSTTFDDVCRGCGRTVDEVAQWVFMDETQREVVWQRILAQGYPRRNY is encoded by the coding sequence ATGTCTTCCACATCCCTGTCGCCATCGCCCACCACTTCTGCGCCCGAACGCCCCGATACGCCTTGCGTGGCGGTCTGCTCGACCACTTTCGACGATGTCTGCCGCGGTTGCGGCCGCACGGTCGATGAGGTGGCGCAGTGGGTCTTCATGGATGAGACGCAGCGCGAGGTGGTGTGGCAGCGCATCCTGGCCCAGGGTTACCCGCGCCGTAATTACTGA
- a CDS encoding MarR family transcriptional regulator, which yields MNGTPRLQKDDFEALSEFRYQLRRFLRFSEDAAQSEGLTPLQYLLLLHIKGYPGRDWASISELAERLQAQHHGVVALVTRCVKAGLVTRTPDDRDKRLVQVRLTTLGEQYLHRLAQLHRNELQSLSGVFQVSNISAFNDRD from the coding sequence ATGAACGGCACGCCCCGCCTGCAAAAAGACGATTTCGAGGCACTGTCGGAATTTCGCTACCAATTACGCCGTTTCCTGCGCTTTTCGGAAGACGCCGCCCAAAGCGAAGGCCTGACCCCGCTGCAATACCTGCTCCTGCTGCACATCAAGGGCTATCCCGGGCGCGACTGGGCCAGCATCAGCGAACTGGCCGAGCGCCTGCAAGCCCAGCACCATGGCGTGGTAGCCCTGGTGACGCGCTGCGTGAAGGCCGGCCTGGTCACGCGCACCCCGGACGACCGCGACAAGCGCCTGGTCCAGGTGCGCCTGACCACGCTGGGCGAGCAATACCTGCATCGCCTGGCGCAACTGCATCGCAACGAGTTGCAATCCTTGTCCGGGGTATTCCAGGTTTCCAATATCTCGGCCTTCAACGACCGCGACTGA
- a CDS encoding LysR family transcriptional regulator, producing the protein MSTNQSIALLNEMAVFAKVVETGSFSEAARQLGATPSAISRAIARLEKALGTQLLQRTTRKLRLSESGREIHERCRDMLHAAQAVLAVSGSFEAVPQGQVRVSVPKAVGRYLVHPHVPDFLASYPEVDVLLRLEDRYMDLIDDQVDLAIRITDKPPPGLMGRRLMRIDHLLCATPAYLAAHGTPTHPQALKAHSCIYLGEAPADAQWRFRRHGKAVHVEVRGRYAANHTGVRLDAVLRHIGIGSLPYFIARPALEAGSIVQVLPQWTFRTHYCGDLWALYPATRHLPPRLGAFVNFLAQRLAEEPTLGGAGRA; encoded by the coding sequence ATGAGCACAAATCAAAGTATCGCCTTGTTGAATGAAATGGCGGTCTTCGCCAAGGTAGTGGAGACAGGGAGTTTCTCGGAAGCGGCGCGCCAGCTGGGCGCCACACCGTCTGCTATCAGCCGCGCCATCGCCCGTCTGGAAAAGGCGCTGGGCACGCAATTGTTGCAGCGGACCACGCGCAAGCTGCGTCTGAGCGAGAGCGGGCGCGAGATCCACGAGCGCTGCCGCGACATGCTGCATGCCGCCCAGGCGGTGCTGGCGGTATCGGGTTCCTTCGAGGCCGTGCCGCAAGGGCAGGTGAGGGTGAGCGTGCCCAAGGCGGTGGGGCGTTACCTGGTGCATCCGCATGTGCCGGATTTCCTGGCAAGCTATCCTGAGGTCGATGTGCTGTTGAGGCTGGAGGATCGCTACATGGATCTGATCGACGACCAGGTCGACCTGGCCATCCGCATCACCGACAAGCCGCCGCCGGGCTTGATGGGGCGCCGCCTGATGCGTATCGACCATCTGCTCTGCGCCACGCCCGCGTATCTTGCGGCGCATGGCACACCGACCCATCCGCAGGCGCTCAAGGCGCATAGCTGCATCTATCTGGGGGAGGCGCCGGCCGATGCGCAGTGGCGTTTTCGTCGGCACGGCAAGGCGGTCCATGTCGAGGTGCGCGGTCGTTATGCGGCTAACCATACCGGGGTGCGGCTCGATGCGGTGCTGCGCCACATCGGTATCGGCAGCCTACCGTATTTCATCGCCAGGCCGGCGCTGGAGGCGGGCAGTATCGTCCAGGTCCTGCCGCAGTGGACCTTTCGGACGCATTATTGCGGTGACCTGTGGGCGCTGTATCCGGCCACGCGGCATTTGCCGCCCAGGCTCGGGGCTTTCGTCAATTTCCTGGCGCAGCGCCTGGCCGAGGAGCCGACCCTGGGCGGCGCGGGGCGGGCCTAG
- a CDS encoding diguanylate cyclase: MSLNRLFRLISIALLMLFLAFAIALVWTEWNTYRSGAKSVPGLHNLRLALLALERVSAERGSANAIMGASAQQAGDLQQKITRARNQTDAALAALHGVLEADARLRQSWAMDKVRTVEQGLGAARANVDHVARLAQQDRSDVLVLAAVANMVDLIPPMIRVVSELGNEVDRADPSLRDGLAAVRATASLREYAGQVGSRFVAPLIAHRQLTKDEVIEIGSLYGRIELLRNILAAQMATYSNSPEFAAAQDRMDKEYFDGAFQFLDFLLQTGLNSGNYSVTPTDLLKFYVPQMASITDLRDLLLEDLMARAESHNLRARNLLVLVVSLTLIACLFFQLLMVLIRRRVLQPLVRATDLVSGLVEGKLEQDIPEARHQDEIGAMMRALRVLKHRMRERTSLAKEREALITQLQASSNTDFLTGVLNRRAFYSYAEQQLAVAQRYGRPLAVILFDIDHFKRINDSFGHQAGDAILVGAAQCVAQLLRKVDVLARYGGEEFIILLPESGLEQAAAVAEKLRAALQERVFDIEAGQQIRLSASFGVAGLDDHEALDRLTKRADLALYRAKRLGRNRVELAGDEVQEG, encoded by the coding sequence ATGTCCTTGAATCGTCTGTTCCGGCTCATTTCCATTGCCTTGCTGATGCTGTTCCTGGCATTCGCGATAGCCTTGGTATGGACGGAGTGGAACACCTATCGTAGCGGAGCCAAGAGTGTGCCGGGCCTGCACAATCTGCGTCTGGCGCTGCTGGCCCTGGAAAGGGTCTCGGCCGAGCGTGGTTCTGCCAATGCCATCATGGGCGCATCGGCACAGCAGGCCGGGGATCTGCAGCAAAAGATCACGCGTGCGCGCAACCAGACCGATGCCGCCCTGGCAGCCTTGCATGGGGTGCTGGAGGCTGATGCAAGGCTGCGTCAGTCGTGGGCGATGGATAAGGTGCGCACTGTCGAGCAAGGTCTGGGGGCGGCGCGTGCCAATGTCGATCACGTCGCCCGGCTGGCGCAGCAGGATCGCAGCGATGTGTTGGTGCTGGCGGCGGTGGCTAACATGGTGGACCTGATACCGCCGATGATCCGGGTGGTCAGCGAACTGGGGAACGAGGTCGATCGTGCCGACCCCAGCCTGCGTGATGGTTTGGCGGCGGTGCGTGCCACCGCCAGCCTGCGCGAGTACGCCGGGCAGGTTGGCTCGCGCTTCGTGGCGCCCTTGATTGCGCACCGTCAACTGACCAAGGATGAAGTCATCGAAATCGGCAGCCTGTATGGTCGCATCGAATTGCTGCGTAACATCCTCGCGGCCCAGATGGCGACCTATTCCAATAGCCCCGAATTCGCTGCTGCCCAGGACCGGATGGACAAGGAGTATTTCGACGGCGCGTTCCAGTTCCTCGATTTCCTGCTGCAGACCGGGCTCAACTCCGGCAATTACAGCGTCACACCGACCGACCTGTTGAAGTTCTACGTCCCCCAGATGGCCTCCATCACCGACCTGCGCGATCTGCTGCTGGAAGATCTCATGGCGCGGGCGGAAAGCCACAACCTGCGGGCGCGCAACCTGCTGGTGCTGGTGGTGAGCCTGACGCTGATCGCCTGCCTGTTCTTCCAGTTGCTGATGGTGTTGATTCGTCGGCGCGTGCTGCAACCGCTGGTGCGGGCCACTGATTTGGTGTCTGGCCTGGTGGAGGGCAAGCTGGAGCAAGACATCCCCGAGGCCCGGCACCAGGATGAGATCGGAGCCATGATGCGCGCCCTGCGCGTGCTCAAGCATCGGATGCGCGAACGCACCAGTCTGGCCAAGGAGCGAGAGGCGCTCATCACGCAATTGCAGGCCTCTTCCAATACCGACTTTCTGACCGGGGTGTTGAACCGGCGGGCTTTTTATTCCTATGCCGAGCAGCAGTTGGCGGTGGCCCAGCGCTATGGACGCCCGCTGGCGGTGATCTTGTTCGATATCGATCACTTCAAGCGCATCAACGACAGTTTCGGCCATCAGGCGGGCGATGCCATCCTGGTCGGCGCGGCGCAGTGCGTGGCGCAGCTCTTGCGCAAGGTGGACGTGCTGGCGCGCTATGGCGGCGAGGAATTCATCATCCTGTTGCCCGAGTCCGGCCTGGAGCAGGCTGCAGCCGTCGCCGAAAAGTTGCGTGCCGCACTGCAGGAGCGTGTCTTCGATATCGAAGCAGGCCAGCAGATCAGGCTCAGTGCCAGTTTCGGTGTAGCAGGGCTGGATGATCACGAGGCCCTGGACAGGCTGACCAAGCGCGCCGACCTGGCCTTGTATCGCGCCAAGCGGCTGGGGCGCAATCGGGTCGAACTGGCTGGCGATGAAGTGCAGGAAGGGTGA